One region of Strongyloides ratti genome assembly S_ratti_ED321, chromosome : X genomic DNA includes:
- a CDS encoding Arf GTPase activating protein family and Pleckstrin homology domain and Ankyrin repeat and Pleckstrin homology-like domain and Ankyrin repeat-containing domain-containing protein encodes MVHYDKYMNFIEAIKDSPNFRASLLENELYLVGFRKRIEELIKTIDHVLSLEEQLTAASGKLNICFAEAWKSMKNNDPVSDVTFSTVSEGFSKIMNTNGSVHESSFLSMRNVLFNFLKSDLEKLSETKSQFNSISSNLEEALTKKACIPKQKANELGEAKNSLTAIGTCYAHVSVDYVAQINLIHAKKCYVLIEAIWKFLNEGTNYYKKSYKTLIDFVDKEGQEIFNTITNLKNNFKIMEKKMQDRHSVVPKELFSLPTGLSLDPEVVMEGYLFKRSSNAFKSWNRRWFQIKDNKLMYSHKNNDHEPLRVMENNLKLCLVRPAPPNIERSCCFELVTPCKSYMLQADSDLLCKTWIRALQRTIQHLHEESFQKPKKDVNFDNVSNEQQEHNNDNNINNLCGFESNESNTSTPRQELQKIDSQDEPIKKFKNVLSIREFYSHVRSLPGNTICADCRCSDAKWISINLGIIICIECSGVHRSLGVHISKVRSLTMDSLESKQQEVMLSLGNDIVNSIYMKYYNYWGKEYPLIVKDSPRSEREYFIKAKYVKKIFTEKSPTLNIGIKICDNNFEDGDSYVNHQYLPLPTTETLSIKSFDRSESRLSCESETMKFDNSGNDELFLPDMVYDVIKNNNIVKMLELLANGFDINSVIQGNTPLHIAVKYSNQGMIEFLILNGGKINAFNEDLDTPLHIAVKIGDPLLVYHLIKRNADKSIKNKRGLTPLECAMENEHANVVVLFRLVDLKNECTNVDSNNTMLDENIDDFLSNLQIQENEYKETKI; translated from the exons ATGGTTCATTACGATAAATATATGAATTTTATAGAAGCTATTAAAGATTCGCCAAATTTcag gGCTTCTTTACttgaaaatgaattatatttGGTTGGTTTTCGTAAAAGAATTGaagaattaattaaaacaattgaTCATGTTTTGTCATTGGAAGAACAATTAACAGCAGCTTCAGG taaacttaatatttgttttgcTGAAGCATGGAAAAGTATGAAAAACAATGATCCTGTATCTGATGTAACTTTCTCAACAGTTTCGGAAggattttctaaaattatgaATACAAATGGTTCAGTACATGAAAGTTCTTTCCTATCTATGcgtaatgttttatttaattttttaaaaag tgatttagaaaaattatcaGAAACAAAATCACAATTTAATAGTATATCATCAAATTTAGAAGAAgcattaacaaaaaaagcATGTATACCAAAACAAAAGGCAAATGAATTAGGTGAAGCAAAAAATTCTCTTACGGCTATTGGGACATGTTATGCACACGTGTCAGTAGATTATGTTGcacaaattaatttaatacatGCCAAGAAATGTTATGTACTTATTGAAGCT aTTTGGAAATTTCTCAACGAGGgaacaaattattataaaaagagtTACAAGACATTGATTGATTTTGTCGATAAAGAAGGacaagaaatttttaatacaataactaatttaaaaaataattttaaaattatggaaaaaaaaatgcagGATAGGCATTCTGTCGTACCAaag gaATTATTTTCTCTTCCAACAGGATTATCTTTAGATCCAGAAGTTGTTATGGAaggatatttatttaaacgATCATCTAATGCTTTTAAATCATGGAATAGAAGGTGGTTTCAAATTAaggataataaattaatgtattcacataaaaataatgatcaTGAACCATTAAGAGTAatggaaaataatttaaaattatgtcTTGTACGTCCTGCTCCACCAAATATTGAAAGATCATGTTGTTTTGAATTAGTTACTCCATGTAAATCTTATATGCTTCAGGCAGATTCTGATTTACTTTGTAAAACATGGATACGTGCTCTTCAACGTACTATACAACATTTACATGAAGAAAGTTTTCAAAAACCTAAGAAAGAtgttaattttgataatgtaAGTAATGAACAACAAGAacataataatgataataatataaataatttatgtgGATTTGAATCAAATGAGTCAAATACTAGTACACCACGACAAGAATTACAAAAGATTGATAGTCAAGATGAACcgattaaaaaatttaaaaatgtattatcaATAAGAGAATTTTATTCACATGTACGTTCATTACCAGGGAATACTATTTGTGCAGACTGTAGATGTTCTGATGCGAAATGGATAAGTATTAATCTTGGtataattatatgtataGAATGTAGTGGTGTACATAGAAGTCTCGGTGTTCATATATCAAAAGTAAGATCATTAACAATGGATTCATTAGAAAGTAAACAACAAGAAGTTATGTTATCATTAGGTAATGATATTGTTAATTCaatttatatgaaatattataattattggGGAAAAGAGTATCCATTAATTGTAAAAGATTCACCTAGATCAGAAAgagaatattttataaaagcaaaatatgttaaaaaaatatttactgaAAAGTCACCTACTCTTAATATtggaataaaaatatgtgaCAATAATTTTGAAGATGGTGATTCATATGTTAATCATCAATATTTACCCTTACCAACAACTGAAacattatcaattaaaagttttgatCGATCAGAATCAAGGTTATCCTGTGAATCAGAGACAATGAAATTTGATAATTCAGGAAAtgatgaattatttttacccGATATGGTATATGATgtcataaaaaataataatattgtaaaaatgttAGAACTTCTCGCAAATGGCTTTGACATTAATTCTGTAATCCAAGGTAATACTCCATTACATATTGCTGTAAAATATAGTAATCAAGGAATgattgaatttttaatacttaatGGTGGAAAAATAAATGCATTTAATGAAGATTTAGATACACCATTACATATTGCAGTTAAAATTGGAGATCCATTATTagtttatcatttaattaaaagGAATGCTGataaatcaattaaaaataagagGGGTTTAACACCTTTAGAATGTGCTATGGAAAATGAACACGCAAATGTAGTTGTTTTATTTCGTCttgttgatttaaaaaatgaatgtaCAAATGTTGATAGTAATAATACAATGTTAGATGAAAATATTGATgattttttaagtaatttaCAAATCCAggaaaatgaatataaagaaacaaaaatataa